Proteins from a genomic interval of Mesobacillus sp. S13:
- a CDS encoding ABC transporter ATP-binding protein translates to MLLELNNVSLSLKRDGKYVKILDEISLQVNKGETVGIVGESGCGKSMTALSVMRLLPEKAKLEGAIHLEKDEITSYSKRKMEKIRGDKMAMIFQDPLTSLNPLHTVGRQIEETLILHTELNKEQRKQRVIELLKEVGLPRAEEIASEYPHQLSGGMRQRIMIAVAMACNPSLLICDEPTTALDVTVQAQILDLMNHLKEVNEMGIIMITHDLGVVAEVCDRVIVMYAGKIVEQAEVKELFMNPKHPYTMGLLESIPKLGVKKSKLGSIPGMVPSPDKMPNGCRFFERCSSAMEICKCKTPPMSSVGEDHSAACWLYEEKGGELNGSSGSEGLEATLHH, encoded by the coding sequence ATGTTACTGGAACTGAATAATGTGTCTCTTTCTCTTAAAAGAGATGGAAAATACGTAAAGATACTAGACGAGATTTCTCTTCAAGTCAATAAAGGAGAGACAGTAGGTATCGTGGGTGAGTCAGGCTGTGGAAAGAGCATGACAGCATTATCGGTCATGCGACTTTTGCCTGAAAAAGCAAAGCTAGAAGGAGCCATTCATCTTGAAAAGGATGAGATAACTTCCTACTCAAAAAGGAAAATGGAAAAAATCAGAGGCGATAAAATGGCAATGATTTTCCAGGATCCGTTGACGTCATTGAATCCTCTTCACACTGTAGGCAGACAGATTGAAGAGACGCTGATTCTTCATACAGAGCTGAATAAGGAGCAAAGGAAACAACGAGTCATTGAGCTTTTAAAAGAAGTAGGATTGCCGAGAGCGGAGGAAATTGCTTCGGAATATCCTCACCAATTATCTGGCGGAATGAGACAGAGGATCATGATTGCTGTTGCCATGGCGTGCAACCCGAGTCTATTGATTTGTGATGAACCAACGACGGCACTGGATGTAACCGTTCAAGCACAAATCCTCGATCTGATGAATCACCTTAAAGAAGTTAATGAGATGGGCATCATCATGATTACCCATGACCTCGGTGTAGTTGCTGAGGTTTGTGACCGCGTTATTGTCATGTATGCTGGCAAAATTGTCGAACAGGCTGAGGTTAAGGAGCTATTCATGAATCCTAAACATCCCTATACGATGGGACTTCTTGAATCCATACCGAAACTTGGGGTTAAAAAATCTAAACTCGGGTCCATTCCTGGTATGGTTCCGTCGCCGGATAAAATGCCCAATGGATGTCGTTTCTTTGAACGCTGCAGTTCAGCAATGGAGATTTGTAAATGTAAGACTCCTCCAATGAGCAGTGTAGGGGAAGATCATTCAGCAGCTTGTTGGTTATACGAAGAAAAGGGGGGAGAATTGAATGGCTCTTCTGGAAGTGAAGGACTTGAAGCAACACTTCACCATTAA
- a CDS encoding 4-oxalocrotonate tautomerase, with protein MPIIQVQVLEGRSDEKIKELISGITETTVRTLEVKPEQVRVIVQNVPAKYWGVGGVTKEELKSQL; from the coding sequence ATGCCAATTATTCAAGTCCAGGTGCTTGAAGGTCGGAGTGATGAAAAAATAAAGGAATTGATATCTGGAATTACTGAAACTACAGTCCGGACTCTCGAAGTCAAGCCAGAGCAAGTACGAGTTATAGTCCAGAACGTGCCGGCTAAATACTGGGGTGTAGGTGGAGTAACGAAGGAAGAGTTAAAATCTCAACTCTGA
- a CDS encoding DinB family protein, protein MIFHLSEVIEVLERTPKVLEQYLVGLSHGWLESNEGEGTWNPSQVIGHLIDGEKYNWIPRLELILSESSDKRFPPFDRFSHLQQYHDWTIEEKITEFSSLRAESVAKLKEMIKDQNQLGMTGIHPEYGEVKVRELISTWAVHDLTHISQITRVMAKRFDEAVGPWKSYLGILNK, encoded by the coding sequence ATGATATTTCACTTATCAGAAGTAATTGAAGTACTGGAACGTACTCCCAAAGTATTAGAACAATATTTAGTCGGTTTATCACATGGCTGGTTAGAATCAAATGAGGGGGAAGGAACCTGGAATCCTTCACAAGTCATTGGTCACCTGATCGATGGCGAGAAATACAATTGGATTCCGAGGCTTGAGTTAATCTTAAGCGAATCAAGTGATAAGAGATTTCCCCCATTTGACCGGTTTTCACATTTGCAGCAATACCATGACTGGACAATTGAAGAAAAAATTACGGAATTCAGTTCGTTAAGAGCAGAAAGTGTTGCCAAACTAAAAGAGATGATCAAAGATCAAAACCAGCTTGGGATGACGGGAATCCATCCAGAGTATGGAGAAGTGAAAGTCCGCGAATTAATTTCAACATGGGCCGTTCATGATTTAACACATATATCGCAGATTACTAGAGTGATGGCTAAAAGATTTGATGAGGCAGTAGGGCCTTGGAAAAGTTATTTGGGAATATTGAACAAGTAA
- a CDS encoding VOC family protein — MLNKICVLTIKVDDMEAALEFYTKVLDFEVSKHYGENIVSLVHNEIPIVLEKSEEATATGGQKVLLGILSENLDEDVNTLREKGARILFDESRPCPPGRYNMIEDPFGNQLELVEFSNFK; from the coding sequence ATGTTAAACAAAATTTGTGTTTTAACGATTAAAGTAGACGATATGGAGGCTGCTCTTGAATTTTACACGAAGGTGCTCGACTTCGAAGTGTCGAAGCATTATGGAGAAAATATCGTTTCATTAGTACATAATGAAATTCCGATTGTGCTCGAGAAAAGTGAGGAAGCTACTGCAACTGGAGGCCAAAAGGTATTATTAGGCATTCTTTCTGAAAACCTTGATGAGGATGTTAATACTCTGCGTGAAAAGGGTGCAAGAATCTTGTTTGATGAATCGAGACCGTGCCCTCCAGGAAGATACAATATGATTGAGGATCCATTCGGCAATCAACTTGAGCTCGTTGAGTTTTCTAATTTCAAGTAA
- a CDS encoding SDR family NAD(P)-dependent oxidoreductase, which translates to MIQSVNSLQSTIFTEKVVLVTGAAHGIGKGICKAFLMHGATVIGTDILDQELTEVKTEFNEWLMLNKKDKTFDTYTCDLTEAKSVKELVEYIIQKYKKIDVLVNNAGGVCGQIHQPVEEVTPEQWRKIFAVNLDAAFYTTKEVAPYMKKQNYGRIVNISSGAGRSTSLTGIQAYASAKAGQIGFTRQMAQELGPYGITVNNVAPGFVISNPSTKKQWERMTMEEQANLVKSISVKRLGEPEDIAHPVLFFASDFASYVSGQTISADGGQQLF; encoded by the coding sequence TTGATTCAAAGTGTTAACAGTTTACAATCGACAATATTTACCGAGAAAGTTGTTCTTGTTACGGGAGCAGCACATGGAATTGGCAAAGGAATCTGCAAAGCGTTCCTGATGCACGGAGCAACAGTAATCGGTACTGACATATTGGATCAGGAACTTACGGAAGTGAAAACCGAATTTAATGAATGGCTTATGTTGAATAAAAAAGATAAAACTTTCGATACATATACTTGTGACCTCACAGAAGCAAAAAGTGTAAAAGAGTTGGTGGAATATATAATCCAAAAATACAAAAAGATTGATGTTTTGGTAAACAACGCGGGGGGTGTATGCGGGCAAATTCATCAGCCAGTTGAGGAAGTGACCCCTGAACAATGGCGAAAGATTTTTGCCGTCAATCTTGATGCTGCTTTCTATACGACAAAGGAAGTTGCTCCCTATATGAAAAAGCAGAATTATGGCCGGATCGTTAATATTTCAAGTGGAGCTGGCCGCAGTACGAGTCTCACTGGAATTCAGGCCTATGCCAGTGCAAAGGCGGGACAGATAGGCTTCACGAGACAAATGGCTCAAGAACTTGGTCCATATGGAATCACGGTCAATAATGTAGCACCCGGATTTGTAATTTCAAACCCATCAACCAAGAAACAGTGGGAAAGGATGACGATGGAGGAACAGGCAAACCTGGTCAAATCAATCTCCGTGAAGCGACTAGGAGAACCTGAAGATATAGCTCATCCGGTCCTGTTTTTTGCCTCGGATTTCGCAAGTTATGTGAGCGGCCAAACCATTTCAGCAGACGGCGGACAACAACTTTTTTAG
- a CDS encoding GNAT family N-acetyltransferase: MTIISSVRNDEIEVVAQFISEINRVETSHIGFCGMDPLEIANSLREDFTDITYEHSLLTAYDDKDLIGVLGFDADLENHNAEIWGPFVKEGYGDIMSSLWAKMLDLLPEKITALSMFPNKANHKVLELAENLSFNRHSDQTILSFHRSRLQELEDDKLHELEENYFLDMIDLHNKSFPETYYSGEQIINRLTEDRKVFIVATEGGLSGYIYVEAEPEFGEGSIEFFAVQESERGKGMGCKLLTAALNWFFTYESIQSITLCVSSANQDAIRLYKKVGFEQIHELCYFTKEI, encoded by the coding sequence ATGACGATTATAAGCTCAGTGAGAAATGATGAGATTGAAGTAGTAGCGCAGTTCATTTCAGAGATAAATAGAGTGGAAACATCACATATTGGTTTTTGTGGGATGGACCCTTTGGAAATAGCAAATTCGTTAAGGGAAGATTTTACTGATATTACATATGAACATAGTCTTTTGACTGCTTATGATGATAAAGATTTAATTGGTGTTTTAGGGTTTGATGCTGATCTTGAGAATCATAATGCCGAAATTTGGGGGCCGTTTGTTAAGGAAGGATATGGGGACATAATGAGTAGCCTGTGGGCCAAAATGCTTGATTTGCTTCCAGAAAAAATCACCGCCCTTTCCATGTTTCCGAACAAGGCAAATCATAAGGTGCTTGAGCTTGCTGAGAACCTCTCTTTTAACAGGCATAGTGACCAGACCATATTGAGTTTTCACCGAAGCAGATTACAAGAGTTGGAGGATGACAAGCTCCATGAATTAGAGGAAAATTATTTTCTCGATATGATTGATCTGCATAATAAATCTTTTCCCGAAACATATTATAGCGGGGAGCAAATCATCAACAGACTCACCGAGGACAGAAAGGTTTTTATTGTTGCCACTGAAGGTGGCTTAAGCGGATATATATATGTGGAAGCTGAACCGGAGTTCGGGGAAGGAAGCATAGAGTTTTTTGCCGTACAAGAAAGTGAGCGGGGAAAAGGTATGGGATGTAAATTGCTAACTGCCGCACTAAATTGGTTTTTTACATATGAGAGCATCCAATCTATTACTCTATGCGTCAGTTCAGCCAACCAGGATGCCATCAGGTTATACAAGAAAGTGGGTTTTGAGCAGATTCATGAATTATGCTATTTTACTAAGGAAATATAA
- a CDS encoding TRAP transporter small permease — protein sequence MKYVSNMVASFEKKLAIILMFAMAVIVAAAVVFRYVFNDPLFWAGEVSIFLLIYITFIGGSLGLKYKTQASVTLVTDYLPEKINKWVAILAHVFMLLFMAILLFYCFTWITSSSVAIQRSSAILLPMWIPYAILPIGLLFATIHLISNMLDIMQNHHIDSEIVTNLHAAAKESEEE from the coding sequence GTGAAATACGTCAGCAATATGGTAGCCAGTTTCGAAAAGAAACTGGCTATTATCCTCATGTTCGCAATGGCTGTGATTGTCGCGGCTGCTGTTGTCTTTCGATATGTATTCAATGACCCTTTATTCTGGGCCGGAGAGGTATCGATTTTCTTATTGATTTACATAACGTTCATCGGCGGCAGCCTCGGTTTGAAATATAAGACTCAAGCATCTGTTACCCTGGTTACAGACTATCTGCCTGAAAAAATCAATAAATGGGTGGCAATCCTGGCACATGTCTTTATGCTTTTATTCATGGCGATTCTATTATTCTATTGTTTTACCTGGATTACTTCCTCTTCAGTGGCAATCCAGAGGTCGAGTGCGATTTTGCTACCAATGTGGATTCCTTATGCGATTCTGCCTATTGGGCTGCTGTTCGCAACGATTCATTTAATTAGTAATATGTTAGATATTATGCAAAATCATCATATTGATAGTGAAATTGTTACAAATCTCCATGCTGCCGCAAAGGAGAGTGAAGAAGAATGA
- a CDS encoding DMT family transporter, which translates to MNKKLWLTYGMLTFATSTWGSAFIAGKYAVQSFEPATVAFFRFFGAAILLFPLMFIMEKNRQKPNWKDISLFAVLGLTGIALYNIFFFLASKHAPVIKSSLFIASNPVLIVLLSALFLKETITRNNVIGLAIALSGAFFIITEGHLMNLIQLGFEPIDFVLMGAVVSWALYSVVGKIVLKKFSSVESTTYAVAFGTLFLLPFALAETSWQDVQQASGTTWVAIIHMSVLVTVVSFVMYYNGIKEVGAAKASIFINVMPVSAVIMATLFLGEKFTAAHAIGAALVLSGVYIGTNPRLFKRKPKAEIVKKEIA; encoded by the coding sequence ATGAACAAAAAATTATGGCTTACATATGGCATGTTGACCTTTGCCACGTCAACTTGGGGCAGTGCATTCATTGCCGGTAAATACGCGGTCCAAAGTTTTGAACCCGCCACTGTCGCTTTTTTTAGGTTTTTCGGGGCAGCCATCCTCCTTTTTCCTCTTATGTTCATAATGGAGAAAAACCGTCAGAAACCGAACTGGAAGGATATCAGCTTATTTGCCGTTCTTGGCCTAACGGGAATCGCATTGTACAATATCTTCTTTTTCCTGGCCAGCAAACATGCACCCGTTATTAAAAGCTCTTTATTCATCGCCTCCAATCCGGTTCTGATCGTGCTTTTGTCAGCTTTATTTTTAAAAGAAACCATCACCCGCAACAATGTGATTGGATTGGCGATTGCGCTTTCAGGCGCATTTTTCATCATCACCGAAGGACATTTGATGAATTTAATTCAACTTGGATTCGAGCCAATTGACTTCGTTTTAATGGGAGCGGTTGTCAGCTGGGCGCTTTACAGTGTGGTTGGTAAAATCGTATTGAAGAAATTCAGTTCTGTAGAGTCCACCACCTATGCAGTGGCATTCGGTACATTATTCTTGCTGCCTTTCGCCCTGGCGGAAACATCATGGCAGGATGTACAGCAGGCATCAGGGACTACGTGGGTCGCCATCATACATATGAGCGTTTTGGTTACCGTCGTCTCATTCGTTATGTACTACAATGGAATAAAGGAAGTTGGGGCAGCAAAGGCTTCAATTTTCATCAATGTAATGCCGGTTTCTGCCGTGATTATGGCTACTTTGTTTTTAGGTGAAAAATTCACTGCCGCACATGCAATCGGAGCCGCTCTCGTTTTATCTGGAGTGTATATAGGAACGAACCCAAGGCTTTTTAAAAGAAAGCCTAAGGCTGAAATAGTAAAAAAAGAAATCGCATAA
- a CDS encoding TRAP transporter large permease, translated as MMALVILAFVVFLLMGIPISLVLGMTTIVYFLVTGNTMLLESTPQRLYSGMENFGLLAIPLFMLTGELMNSGGITNRLVVFARMLVGHVRGGLAYVTIIANMFLASILGSANAQAAMMSKVMVPEMEKEGYSREFSSALTLASSIVAPIIPPSMIFIIYGTLSGTSIGGLFMAGIIPGTIFGIGFVSLIAYLGYKHNFPRSERASLNDIFNSFLKVLPAILVPFVITVGILSGAFTATESAAVASVIAFIVGMFFYKELKWKSLSKILINTVIGTATVTFLIAMANLFGWLIAFEQVPQLIANSMLSISDNPFVFLLLVNIFLLIIGTLLDGIAALIILVPVFMPLVTGFQIDPIHFGVIICINLTIGLLTPPVGTGLFIVSSIAEVKFERLIKAVTPMLLIGIAMLFIVTYWEQTTLFIPRLLGF; from the coding sequence ATGATGGCACTGGTTATTTTAGCGTTCGTTGTATTCTTGCTAATGGGAATACCAATCTCATTAGTGCTCGGAATGACAACAATTGTTTACTTTTTGGTAACTGGCAATACTATGCTGCTTGAATCGACACCACAACGCCTTTACTCCGGAATGGAGAATTTCGGCTTATTGGCCATTCCATTGTTCATGCTGACGGGTGAATTGATGAACAGCGGCGGAATCACGAACAGGCTGGTCGTGTTTGCAAGAATGCTTGTTGGCCATGTCCGCGGCGGGCTAGCTTACGTAACGATAATCGCCAATATGTTCCTTGCTTCGATTCTTGGTTCTGCGAATGCCCAGGCTGCCATGATGAGCAAAGTAATGGTTCCGGAGATGGAAAAGGAAGGGTATAGTCGTGAATTTTCATCAGCATTGACTCTCGCAAGTTCCATTGTGGCACCGATCATTCCGCCGAGTATGATCTTCATCATTTACGGAACATTATCTGGAACTTCGATCGGCGGATTGTTCATGGCGGGAATTATTCCGGGTACCATTTTCGGTATCGGATTTGTTTCATTGATTGCTTATCTAGGTTATAAGCATAACTTCCCACGAAGTGAAAGGGCCAGCTTGAATGATATCTTCAACTCTTTCCTAAAAGTACTTCCAGCAATTTTGGTACCATTCGTCATCACAGTTGGAATACTAAGCGGTGCTTTTACTGCTACTGAATCTGCTGCGGTTGCCAGTGTGATTGCTTTCATAGTGGGGATGTTTTTTTACAAGGAATTGAAGTGGAAGAGCTTATCGAAAATCTTGATTAACACTGTCATTGGCACTGCCACGGTTACCTTTTTGATTGCGATGGCCAACTTGTTCGGCTGGCTGATTGCCTTTGAGCAGGTGCCACAGTTAATTGCGAATTCGATGTTGTCCATTTCGGATAACCCTTTTGTATTCCTGTTGCTAGTTAACATATTCTTATTGATCATTGGCACATTGCTAGATGGAATCGCTGCTCTAATCATTCTTGTCCCCGTGTTCATGCCTTTAGTGACAGGATTTCAGATTGATCCCATCCACTTCGGCGTGATCATCTGTATCAACCTGACGATCGGATTGCTGACACCGCCAGTCGGTACAGGACTGTTCATCGTTTCCTCAATTGCTGAGGTAAAATTCGAACGGCTGATCAAAGCGGTTACACCAATGCTCCTCATCGGAATCGCGATGCTCTTTATCGTCACTTATTGGGAACAAACAACCCTGTTCATCCCAAGATTGCTAGGATTCTAA
- a CDS encoding acetamidase/formamidase family protein: MIHKIQLKSENLHGSFSNEYKPILTVNSGDSIRMQTPDIEWGYSASKGIEREFFKSAVNEETPLHPMVGPIEVKGAKPGMVLEVKLNDVVPGWYGTNWAGGKKSWQNDAVGLTGSERIRLDWELNRDSLTASVEVGSRPVNVALNPFIGLMGVAPAEPGEHHTSPPRYCGGNIDCKELKIGSTLYLPISVEGALFSIGDGHAAQGDGEVSGTAIECPMDLVDITLTLRDDLSLNMPRANTPEGWLTFGFNEDLNLAAAQALDEMVDFLRELHGVERTEALAIASVTVDLRITQIVNGVKGVHAVLPHGAVR; the protein is encoded by the coding sequence ATGATCCACAAAATTCAATTGAAGTCCGAAAACCTGCATGGTTCTTTTAGTAATGAATATAAGCCAATACTAACAGTTAATTCCGGTGACTCGATCCGGATGCAAACTCCGGACATTGAATGGGGTTATTCTGCATCCAAAGGAATCGAGAGGGAGTTCTTCAAGTCTGCTGTGAATGAAGAAACTCCCCTCCATCCGATGGTTGGCCCTATTGAAGTGAAGGGCGCGAAGCCAGGGATGGTGCTTGAAGTGAAATTGAATGATGTTGTCCCTGGCTGGTATGGGACGAACTGGGCCGGCGGCAAAAAGAGCTGGCAAAATGACGCAGTCGGATTGACCGGATCTGAGAGAATCCGTCTTGACTGGGAATTGAACCGTGATAGTTTGACTGCCAGCGTTGAAGTGGGTTCCCGTCCTGTGAATGTCGCGCTTAATCCTTTCATCGGTTTGATGGGAGTAGCACCAGCCGAACCTGGCGAGCACCACACCTCTCCTCCCCGCTATTGCGGCGGCAACATCGACTGCAAGGAATTAAAAATCGGCAGTACCCTATACCTTCCGATTTCAGTTGAAGGAGCTCTATTTTCCATCGGGGACGGCCATGCCGCACAGGGAGACGGCGAAGTTTCCGGCACCGCAATCGAGTGTCCGATGGATTTGGTCGACATCACCCTTACATTGAGGGATGACCTTTCGCTGAATATGCCGCGTGCCAACACCCCCGAAGGATGGCTGACTTTCGGTTTCAATGAGGATCTCAATCTTGCAGCCGCACAGGCTTTGGATGAGATGGTGGATTTTTTGAGGGAACTGCATGGCGTAGAGCGAACAGAAGCACTGGCAATCGCAAGCGTGACCGTCGATTTACGGATCACCCAGATCGTGAACGGCGTCAAAGGAGTTCACGCCGTTTTGCCTCATGGAGCTGTTAGGTAA
- a CDS encoding DUF4181 domain-containing protein: MEFLILIGLIVAIIWLMKYFLRKVLHIPRVKRKAFSYNHINKMHRNLEWILRVSTVIAYAYLFFLLMYEDFSVNLFLLIMTSLFTAQNFLRAYFEWKSTDQPKESILSIAEGVMLLGIVLLLIQFDVIYKFAQSQ, encoded by the coding sequence ATGGAATTTTTAATCCTAATTGGTTTGATCGTTGCAATCATCTGGTTGATGAAATACTTCCTAAGAAAAGTGCTCCATATTCCTAGAGTTAAAAGGAAAGCATTTTCCTATAATCATATAAATAAAATGCATCGTAACTTAGAGTGGATTCTCCGTGTTTCTACGGTGATTGCTTATGCTTATTTATTTTTCCTATTAATGTATGAAGATTTTTCGGTAAATCTTTTTCTTCTCATCATGACATCACTCTTCACTGCACAAAATTTTCTGAGGGCTTATTTCGAATGGAAATCCACTGACCAGCCTAAAGAATCCATCCTTTCCATTGCTGAAGGAGTCATGCTGCTTGGAATCGTATTGCTATTGATCCAGTTTGATGTAATTTATAAGTTTGCTCAATCCCAATAA
- a CDS encoding GntR family transcriptional regulator, with the protein MQLNHENLSDHVAKIIRKMILNGSLKPGEKVNQAQLAESLNISRGPIREALRSLQNEGLIKHETNKGTHVTTLSSQDAYEIYTLRALLEAKAASLAIPHLKDKDFSKLELLLADFKLAMDEKDLEREAKCDIDFHQLIVSASRHTRLIHMHQQLDTQVGAMFLTVANKLPARAALVVENHRKLLDALKSKDADRVSREFSDHYVHALNELKEVKGLLTI; encoded by the coding sequence ATGCAGTTAAATCATGAAAATCTTTCTGACCATGTAGCGAAGATCATTCGGAAAATGATCCTGAACGGTTCATTAAAGCCTGGGGAAAAGGTAAATCAGGCACAGCTGGCTGAAAGTCTTAACATATCTCGCGGCCCGATAAGAGAAGCTTTGAGATCATTGCAAAATGAAGGGTTAATCAAACACGAAACAAATAAAGGAACCCATGTTACAACACTTTCTTCCCAGGACGCTTACGAGATTTATACTTTAAGGGCTTTACTGGAAGCAAAAGCTGCTAGTCTTGCAATCCCTCATTTAAAAGATAAGGATTTTAGCAAGCTTGAATTGCTTTTGGCAGATTTCAAACTTGCCATGGATGAGAAGGATCTGGAGAGGGAGGCCAAATGTGACATCGACTTTCATCAATTGATCGTCAGTGCTTCCAGACATACGAGATTAATCCATATGCATCAACAGTTGGACACACAAGTAGGGGCCATGTTCTTAACCGTTGCCAATAAGCTTCCTGCGAGAGCCGCGCTTGTTGTGGAAAACCACAGGAAATTACTAGATGCTTTAAAATCCAAGGACGCAGATCGAGTCAGCAGGGAGTTTTCCGATCATTATGTTCACGCACTTAACGAACTAAAAGAGGTAAAAGGCCTTCTGACAATATAA
- a CDS encoding ketopantoate reductase family protein — protein MEITVIGAGAIGGVLGAHLVKAGNKITFCDKDQEHVHAMNSQGLRIEGPDETFTVECDAYTPEQLVKVNKVLDTVFLCVKAQHTREALKPFLHLIGEKTNVVSFQNGLCENEIASLIGREKTIGCFVNFSADYLEPGRILYGGVAALYLGELDGQISQRVTDLQKILQCWGPAQVTDNIWGYLWGKMSYAGLLYATALVDETMASVVRKVDLRDTLMELCSEILEVADKEGVKPIGFDDWVPDLVYPRESRDQQVLDYQLEKLAHRMASNKKTKSGIWRDLAVRKRKTEIDSQLVPILEIGASHQVPMPLTELLVKLIKDIETGSIQMDWNHLYKLKGLYESGKKICS, from the coding sequence ATGGAAATCACAGTGATTGGGGCAGGCGCAATTGGCGGTGTGCTGGGAGCACATCTTGTCAAAGCAGGCAACAAAATAACTTTTTGCGATAAAGATCAGGAGCATGTCCATGCAATGAATAGTCAAGGTCTAAGAATCGAAGGACCGGATGAAACCTTTACGGTTGAGTGTGATGCATATACTCCTGAACAGCTAGTTAAAGTAAACAAAGTTCTTGATACAGTGTTCCTGTGTGTCAAGGCTCAGCATACAAGAGAAGCGCTCAAGCCATTTTTACATCTTATTGGCGAAAAAACCAATGTGGTTTCTTTCCAAAATGGGCTATGCGAGAACGAGATTGCCAGCTTGATAGGGAGAGAAAAGACGATTGGCTGCTTTGTTAATTTTTCGGCAGACTACCTAGAGCCTGGCAGAATCCTTTATGGCGGAGTCGCAGCGCTCTATCTAGGGGAATTGGATGGACAAATTAGTCAGCGAGTAACTGATTTGCAGAAAATTCTCCAATGCTGGGGACCAGCACAGGTTACGGACAATATTTGGGGTTATCTCTGGGGGAAAATGTCCTATGCTGGACTTTTATACGCAACAGCCTTGGTGGATGAAACCATGGCATCAGTGGTAAGAAAAGTGGATCTTCGGGACACTCTGATGGAGCTTTGTTCGGAAATACTGGAGGTTGCTGATAAGGAAGGCGTCAAGCCAATTGGCTTTGATGATTGGGTTCCTGACCTAGTCTACCCAAGAGAGAGCCGGGATCAGCAAGTCCTTGATTACCAGCTTGAAAAGCTTGCACACAGAATGGCGTCTAACAAGAAAACCAAAAGTGGCATCTGGAGAGACTTGGCCGTCCGAAAAAGAAAAACAGAAATCGATTCTCAGCTGGTACCCATTTTAGAAATAGGAGCAAGCCATCAGGTGCCCATGCCTCTAACAGAATTGCTAGTAAAACTAATCAAAGACATTGAAACCGGTTCTATCCAAATGGATTGGAATCACTTATACAAACTAAAAGGCCTATACGAAAGTGGAAAAAAAATATGCAGTTAA
- a CDS encoding J domain-containing protein, translating into MLTIKEAAEQLSSYGIEVTEQEVQTWIETGFLAAESDQIHPDNLTEIIIKKHTDLLEQSRHENKKLNEQLELLHTRLHIEQSKVRTLKKMLNAQIENSGAPASDLNELLGLKPNSNGPALKKEFKKILKALHPDRGGDERLFKVFKGHYEKLK; encoded by the coding sequence ATGCTGACAATCAAAGAAGCTGCAGAACAATTAAGTTCATACGGGATTGAAGTGACAGAACAGGAGGTCCAAACCTGGATAGAAACAGGTTTTTTAGCTGCTGAATCTGATCAAATACACCCCGATAATTTGACAGAAATCATTATCAAAAAACATACTGACCTACTGGAACAGTCACGTCACGAAAATAAAAAACTGAACGAGCAGCTCGAACTATTACATACAAGATTACATATCGAACAATCAAAAGTCCGGACTTTGAAAAAAATGCTAAATGCCCAAATTGAGAATTCTGGTGCTCCTGCTTCTGACCTCAATGAGTTGCTAGGGTTAAAGCCTAACAGCAACGGTCCAGCACTAAAAAAAGAATTCAAAAAAATACTCAAGGCACTGCATCCAGACCGTGGCGGAGACGAAAGACTCTTTAAGGTTTTCAAAGGCCATTATGAGAAATTAAAATGA